The following coding sequences lie in one Trichoderma breve strain T069 chromosome 1, whole genome shotgun sequence genomic window:
- a CDS encoding large-conductance mechanosensitive channel, mscL domain-containing protein: MSSKRPDASSSSHDIEIGGPSETDSLLDRGRTRVTRFFHGFVDFAFQGNILQIAFGLILAAAFTDLVKSFVSAILMPPISVILPINKNIEEKFAVLRAGPKYNASSPAGGYNTLHQAQADGAVVMAYGSFIYQMVSFTLMGFSLYGLAHVYTLVSHDPIIKYSKKCPYCLKRINEKSRRCINCSSWLDGREDIDSTPRTTQRDTD; this comes from the exons ATGAGCTCCAAACGCCCAGAtgcctcctcttcctcccacGACATTGAGATTGGTGGTCCTAGCGAGACAGACTCTCTGCTCGACAGGGGCCGCACACGAGTGACACGATTCTTTCATGGTTTTGTAGACTTTGCGTTCCAGGGAAACATTTTGCAGATTGCGTTTGGTTTGAT cctcgccgccgccttcACAGACCTCGTCAAATCCTTTGTCAGCGCAATCCTCATGCCCCccatctccgtcatcctCCCCATCAACAAAAATATTGAAGAAAAGTTCGCCGTCCTCCGCGCCGGCCCCAAATACAATGCCTCCTCACCCGCCGGGGGCTACAACACGCTGCACCAGGCGCAAGCCGACGGCGCCGTCGTCATGGCCTACGGATCTTTTATCTACCAGATGGTGTCGTTTACCTTGATGGGCTTTTCGCTCTACGGGCTGGCGCATGTATATACGCTTGTTTCGCATGATCCTATTATCAAGTATTCTAAAAAGTGCCCATATTGTTTGAAGCGGATTAATGAAAAG TCTCGCCGATGTAtcaactgcagcagctggcttGACGGCAGAGAAGACATTGACAGCACACCCCGAACCACGCAGCGCGACACTGATTGA
- a CDS encoding GDSL-like lipase/Acylhydrolase domain-containing protein, translated as MLPLLLYAAAVTAASTTGLRKLSNLVTFGDSYTDEGRLNYIFANNALPPPGQLLPVNNATSVGGYAWPRLVAQKTGAKLYDYAVAGGMCSDSVTQHFLSNINGPFPSILDYEVPAFKTDLGYKGLYPDRRPDNTVYALWIGTNDLGIDGFLGNNQVNGATITDFVECVWKAFDGVYKLGGRQFVLLNVLPLQLSPMYASIANGGTGNNEYWGNKATYNTTDTQYKMEEFLTSANTMFATGAPYNLLVKKRWPGATVSLLDVHSMLLDLRSDPTKYYTEPVDITGSWRGCGDSGCFQSTEPQSNFVWYDEVHPSERTCEHVADEFINLLEGRSKYGTIYH; from the exons ATGCTTCCTCTTCTATTATACGCCGCTGCCGTCACGGCGGCAAGCACAACCGGCCTGCGGAAGCTGAGCAATCTGGTCACATTCGGCGACAGCTATACAGACGAAGGCCGTCTCAACTACATTTTTGCCAACAATGCACTGCCTCCTCCAGGCCAGCTTCTACCCGTGAACAATGCAACGTCAGTAGGCGGTTATGCCTGGCCAAGACTCGTAGCACAAAAGACCGGAGCCAAGCTCTACGACTATGCCGTTGCCGGCGGCATGTGTTCTGATAGCGTCACCCAACACTTTCTCAGCAACATCAACGGGCCGTTCCCATCCATCTTGGATTACGAGGTCCCAGCATTTAAGACAGATCTCGGCTACAAGGGCTTGTATCCAGATAGGAGGCCGGACAACACTGTCTATGCGCTGTGGATCGGTACCAATGACCTAGGAATTGATGGATTCTTGGGCAACAACCAAGTCAATGGCGCTACCATCACAGACTTTGTAGAGTGTGTCTGGAAAGCCTTTGACGGCGTTTACAAGCTGGGGGGCAGGCAATTTGTGCTTCTGAACGTGCTGCCACTACAGCTCTCGCCGATGTATGCTTCTATCGCGAACGGCGGAACGGGAAATAATGAGTATTGGGGAAACAAGGCAACATACAACACGACGGACACTCAGTATAAGATGGAGGAATTCTTGACCAGTGCCAACACAATGTTCGCCACGGGAGCGCCGTATAACTTATTGGTCAAGAAGCGCTGGCCAGGGGCTACTGTCAGCTTACTGGATGTGCACTCGATGTTACTGGATTTGCGTTCAGACCCAACCAAGTATTATACAGAGCCGGTTGACATTACTGGGTCTTGGAGAGGATGCGGAGACTCGGGATGCTTCCAGTCGACGGAGCCGCAGTCGAATTTTGTGTG GTATGACGAGGTGCACCCATCAGAGAGGACATGCGAACATGTTGCCGATGAGTTTATCAACCTGCTGGAAGGAAGATCGAAATACGGCACCATCTACCACTAA
- a CDS encoding aminotransferase class I and II domain-containing protein gives MSPFNLETCARPNILALQPYRCARDDYKDDGTNILLDANENAYGPSLSSSAVSVASKSKNGLGIDPLGLHRYPDPHQVDLKQLLCKLRNTHAHTDKTLTAENLFVGVGSDEAIDALLRCFCVPGKDRILTCPPTYGMYAVSAQVNDVAIVKVPLLPAPTFGLDVPAISAALSSDSSIKLLYLCSPGNPTGSLLAKDDVVALLNHPSWNGVIVLDEAYIDFAPEDASLAELVTEYPNLVVMQTLSKAFGMAGIRLGAAFAPAPIASLLNSLKAPYNISSPTSALAASAVSTEGLAVMHGNRAKILAQRDRIIKELPSIPGVGRLRGGTESNFLLYEMLNAEGQPDNAVALAVYEKLAETKGVVVRFRGKEHGCNGCLRITIGTEEEVTRLLEALKKTLAEVRGSA, from the exons ATGTCTCCCTTCAACCTCGAGACTTGCGCTCGCCCCAATATCCTCGCACTCCAGCCCTACCGCTGCGCTCGAGA CGACTACAAAGACGACGGCACAAATATCCTCCTTGACGCAAACGAAAACGCATACggcccctccctctcctcctccgccgtgTCCGTCGCCTCGAAAAGCAAAAATGGCCTCGGAATCGACCCCCTCGGCCTGCACCGCTACCCGGATCCTCACCAGGTCGATCTGAAGCAGCTGCTATGCAAGCTGCGCAACACTCACGCGCACACGGACAAGACGCTGACTGCTGAGAACCTCTTTGTCGGCGTTGGAAGCGACGAGGCCATCGATGCGCTGCTGCGGTGCTTCTGCGTCCCGGGCAAGGATCGCATCTTGACTTGCCCTCCTACATATGGCATGTACGCCGTCTCAGCACAGGTCAATGACGTTGCTATCGTCAAGGTGCCGCTTCTTCCTGCGCCTACTTTTGGCCTCGATGTTCCCGCCATTTCTGCTGCTTTGTCGTCCGACTCGTCCATCAAGCTGCTTTATCTCTGCTCGCCCGGTAACCCTACTGGCTCTCTCCTAGCCAAGGACGATGTCGTCGCTCTGCTCAACCACCCATCATGGAACGGCGTCATCGTCCTTGACGAGGCATACATCGATTTCGCCCCCGAAGATGCCTCTCTCGCCGAGCTCGTCACCGAGTACCCCAACCTCGTCGTCATGCAAACCCTCTCCAAAGCCTTCGGCATGGCCGGCATCCGTCTCGGCGCCGCCTTCGCCCCGGCCCCCATTGCTTCtctcctcaacagcctcaagGCGCCTTACAACATCTCTAGCCCGACCAGCGCCctcgccgcctccgccgTCAGCACAGAGGGCCTCGCCGTCATGCACGGCAACCGCGCCAAGATCCTCGCCCAGCGCGACAGAatcatcaaggagctgcctTCGATTCCCGGTGTCGGCAGGCTTCGCGGTGGTACGGAAAGCAATTTTTTGTTGTATGAGATGCTTAATGCGGAGGGTCAGCCGGATAATGCCGTTGCATTGGCTGTGTATGAGAAGCTTGCTGAGACTAAGGGCGTGGTTGTGCGATTTAGGGGTAAGGAGCACGGATGTAATGGTTGCCTGAGGATCACTATTGGTACGGAGGAAGAAGTGACAAGACTTTTGGaggcgctgaagaagacattgGCGGAAGTAAGAGGAAGTGcgtga
- a CDS encoding glycosyl hydrolase family 76 domain-containing protein, translating into MKFITSVHAAAVTSAITAPNSLDVKSLSSVRNVAATLAYDAMSYYKGNLSAPDSVAMGDLQDPYYWWTAGALWGAMLDYYHFTGDSTYNDVVIQALLAPTNLGIQKAYMPAEHEFEEGNDDLFFWGSAAIAAAERNFPQPNTTLPSWLDLGANVFNQLTSRWTTQDCGGGLLWQIYASNPNGLTYKNSVSNGGLFQIAARMARATGNDTYLEWAEKVWDWSMDIGFIDPESYHVYDGAGIDTNCTKTNPASFTYTSGIYLYGAAVMANYTKKPEWKQRTEKLLDGAGWFFTPPNSTAKIMYEGACETVERCDADMTTFKGYLARFMWQSTQMVPSLRDKVESLLTISAQAAVKTCTGTETGRACGQKWYVGEFDGLTNLGSEMCALETVQGLLIDGAAPPLEAKDIKTVRDTNWPPQESYTPTPSQAPTTKRGIAGDAKPTENSASSRLNFESKPLAVVGFGILLATWGLA; encoded by the exons ATGAAGTTCATAACCAGCGTCCATGCTGCGGCAGTAACCTCAGCCATCACAGCTCCCAACTCGTTAGATGTCAAGAGTCTAT CATCTGTACGAAATGTCGCTGCCACTCTTGCATACGATGCCATGTCCTACTATAAGGGCAATCTCTCGGCCCCAGACTCGGTCGCCATGGGAGATCTCCAGGATCCGTATTACTGGTGGACGGCCGGCGCACTCTGGGGGGCCATGCTCGACTACTATCACTTCACAGGGGACTCGACTTACAACGATGTCGTGATACAGGCCCTACTGGCACCTACGAACCTCGGAATCCAGAAGGCGTACATGCCGGCAGAACACGAATTCGAAGAGGGAAACGacgacctcttcttctggggCTCAgctgccatcgccgccgcggAGAGAAACTTTCCGCAGCCAAACACAACTCTGCCCTCGTGGCTGGACTTGGGAGCTAATGTCTTCAACCAGCTCACGAGCCGATGGACCACGCAGGACTGCGGCGGCGGTCTCCTGTGGCAGATTTACGCATCCAATCCGAACGGCTTGACGTACAAGAACTCCGTCAGCAACGGTGGCCTTTTTCAAATAGCCGCGAGGATGGCACGCGCCACGGGCAACGACACGTATCTCGAGTGGGCAGAGAAGGTCTGGGATTGGTCTATGGATATTGGTTTCATCGATCCCGAATCGTATCATGTTTACGATGGCGCTGGTATCGATACCAACTGCACCAAGACGAACCCGGCATCCTTCACTTACACCAGCGGCATCTACCTTTACGGCGCGGCGGTCATGGCGAACTACACCAAGAAGCCCGAGTGGAAGCAGCGCACCGAGAAACTGCTGGACGGCGCTGGCTGGTTCTTCACTCCGCCCAACAGCACCGCCAAGATCATGTACGAGGGCGCCTGCGAAACCGTCGAACGCTGCGACGCCGACATGACGACCTTCAAGGGCTATCTGGCACGCTTCATGTGGCAGTCAACGCAAATGGTTCCCTCCCTCCGTGACAAAGTTGAGAGCCTTCTCACTATCAGCGCTCAAGCCGCCGTGAAAACTTGCACGGGAACCGAGACTGGCCGTGCCTGTGGCCAGAAGTGGTACGTGGGCGAATTCGACGGCTTGACCAACTTGGGGTCAGAGATGTGCGCGCTCGAGACCGTTCAGGGGCTGCTGATCGATGGGGCTGCGCCGCCGTTGGAGGCAAAGGATATCAAGACTGTGCGGGATACGAATTGGCCTCCCCAGGAGAGTTATACGCCTACACCCTCGCAGGCGCCGACGACAAAGCGAGGCATTGCGGGAGATGCGAAGCCCACCGAGAACTCTGCCAGTTCGAGACTGAATTTCGAGTCAAAGCCGTTGGCTGTGGTTGGTTTTGGAATACTGTTAGCCACTTGGGGTTTGGCTTGA
- a CDS encoding SUR7/PalI family domain-containing protein: MAVLLRFAVLIPLIFSFVAFVLTNLTLFAGSKKGFMEEYAVVRINTTMLGQNILSSDDKSSNDDDDDGDSLWDQFTDGLDDLGDAAKGKINDIAGDIIGDIADELGISDWYSLHVMNACWGGFGPNATESHFQLNTTNCTQSAPQVRFNLTSLMDHQLSLGPLHIDLAKIHWPGSIQLKIDALNAALMALFVLYVLGVGFSGLAMLACIPAIVLGDKRILLMVNTGLASFAAFFITIASIIATAAGSVAVNAINTEGKPVTVVATNGTKFYTITWVTATLMILSSLFWIGKFVFIWKKEKKERERYSKEGF, from the exons ATGGCTGTCCTTTTAAGATTCGCTGTTCTCATCCCCTTAATATTCTCTTTCGTCGCCTTTGTCCTAACGAATTTGACGCTGTTTGCTGGAAGCAAGAAGGGTTTCATGGAAGAATATGCCGTCGTCAGA ATAAATACCACAATGCTTGGTCAAAACATACTGTCATCAGACGACAAGTCgagcaacgacgacgatgacgatggtgacAGTCTCTGGGACCAGTTCACAGACGGCCTCGACGACCTCGGAGACgctgccaagggcaagatcaACGACATCGCCGGCGACATCATCGGCGACATTGCCGATGAGCTGGGCATCAGTGACTGGTACTCGCTCCACGTCATGAACGCTTGCTGGGGAGGCTTTGGGCCAAACGCAACGGAATCGCACTTCCagctcaacaccaccaactGCACTCAGTCAGCTCCCCAAG TTCGGTTCAATCTCACTTCACTCATGGACCACCAGCTCTCCCTCGGGCCCCTCCACATCGACCTCGCCAAGATCCACTGGCCAGGTTCCATCCAGCTCAAAATCGATGCCCTCAATGCCGCCCTGATGGCTCTCTTCGTCTTGTACGTCTTGGGCGTGGGCTTCAGCGGCCTCGCCATGCTGGCCTGCATCCCGGCCATCGTCTTAGGAGACAAGAGAATCCTCCTCATGGTGAACACAGGCCTCGCATCGTTTGCCGCCTTTTTCATCACcattgccagcatcatcGCCACGGCAGCTGGATCTGTTGCCGTCAATGCTATCAACACTGAAGGCAAGCCAGTTACCGTGGTGGCTACCAACGGCACAAAGTTCTACACTATTACATGGGTCACCGCGACTTTGATGATTCTGTCGTCGTTATTCTGGATCGGCAAGTTTGTGTTtatctggaagaaggagaagaaggagcgCGAGAGATACTCCAAGGAGGGATTCTAA
- a CDS encoding dienelactone hydrolase family domain-containing protein: MSCPDCYRGSVHEGEPRGTVTRAYGLETYVVEPADGTPPKGIAVIIPDAFGWAFVNTRLLADKYADQGGFKVYAPDFMNGRPAPLYMIDDMKIISSKEAGIFSKIYHFFHALGGMLPFITYNWPTRAWPRVKGFFEQLRKEEGASLPVGAAGFCWGGKQVILLGRGDTIDGRPLIDAGFTGHPSMLSLNSDIENLKLPVSFAMAEHDDYLSVEKAEAIRAIVEAKPEPARGELTIYLKAGHGFCVRADHKFPDSLQQADDATEQCIKWFTAHFSNFTQPS, from the exons ATGTCGTGCCCGGATTGTTACCGCGGCTCGGTCCACGAAGGCGAGCCGCGGGGAACTGTCACTCGCGCCTATGGTCTCGAGACCTACGTCGTTGAACCAGCTGATGGGACGCCCCCCAAAGGCATTGCCGTCATAATTCCAGATGCATTTGGATGGGCCTTTGTCAATACAAGGCTTCTTGCAGATAAGTATGCCGACCAGGGCGGGTTCAAGGTGTATGCTCCGGATTTCATGAATG GCCGACCTGCACCGTTGTACATGATTGACGACATGAAAATTATATCATCGAAGGAAGCTGGAATCTTCTCCAAAAT CTATCACTTCTTCCACGCTCTTGGCGGCATGTTGCCCTTTATCACCTACAATTGGCCCACCAGGGCATGGCCAAGAGTCAAAGGCttctttgagcagctccgCAAGGAAGAAGGCGCCTCACTACCAGTTGGCGCCGCGGGCTTCTGCTGGGGCGGCAAGCAAGTCATTCTGCTGGGTCGCGGAGATACAATCGACGGACGACCGCTGATTGACGCTGGATTCACCGGACACCCAAGTATGTTAAGTCTCAACAGCGACATTGAAAACTTGAAGTTGCCAGTGTCGTTTGCGATGGCCGAGCACGATGACTACCTCTCTGTGGAAAAGGCTGAGGCTATCAGAGCCATTGTTGAGGCGAAGCCCGAACCAGCTCGCGGAGAATTAACTATCTATCTAAAGGCTGGACATGGATTTTGTGTGCGAGCGGACCACAAGTTTCCTGACTCTTTGCAGCAGGCGGACGATGCGACTGAGCAGTGCATCAAGTGGTTTACGGCCCATTTTAGCAATTTTACACAGCCTTCCTGA